Within Bacillus sp. FJAT-45350, the genomic segment TTTTTAGTATTCCGCTTCATTCAACAACAACTATTTCAAATATAGTTAGTATTTACAATCTATTATTCAACAAACGGCGAGCGTTAGTAAAAAAATCTACAACCTTAAAGAAGCCAAAGTATGCATTATTTTATTCACTTTAATACAAACTTTGGCTTCTTGTTATTCTGGAGTGATGTTACATTACATTAGTAAATGTAATGGCGATGTGTGGTAAATTTCTTGGCGAGCAATAGTAAAAAAGATGGCAAGGGTGGTAAAATCTTGTGGCAGTAATCACCCAATCTAGACCTACTGTTAAAAATCATATTAAACATAAAAAATCCTTACTACCTGCAATATGATAGTAAGGACTTTAATTTTTTAAGCCATCGCCTCTTCTTCCTTCTTAAAGAAGCTCTTCATCGCGTGATACACATCTGATTTTTCCTTCAGTATATAATGACGGAAGCGTTCGTCTTTGATGTTCTTGTATGCGCTCATTAGTGTGGAGTGACGGCTGTATTGATTTGGTTAGCGGGCATATACCCGTTAAATTATTAATATTACCAAGGATTTATAGATTTATGTATATCTTTTTAATAAAGAACACTACTCAGGGAAGACTAATGTTTATGTTTATTTTAATTCCATAATTATTTCCAAAATGCGTTTCACCTTATGAAAAACCGTATTCAGCAATCGTTCCAGATTGTAATATAAGGTTTACCAAATCATATAAACTAGTAAACCTTATATTTTATTAATAAATATCTGATTCAATAAACCTTGGCTTAAAGCAATCTAAGAGAAAACATAAAACATTTTCTGGTATATCTATATCGAAGGAATCAGGGTTTGCAATTCCACTATCGCCTCCATTTGCATGTATCTCTACATACATTAGATTAACTTCATCCCTGCTTGGCATACATCTAAACCCGTCAACAAAAGTGTTCTTAAACTTAATCGGATTGTTATCTTCATATTCCCAAACATAAACATATCCTTTATGATGTAGAATTCTTAAAGAATTGTAAGATTTACTACGAAATTCAATACCACTTTTGTCTAATGATGAAACATGCTTATCAACATTATTAAAGAATATCAACATTTGTTCTTGTGTTATACCTATATCATTTAATTTCACAAAAACTCCCCCTCTATTAATTGTCCAAACCCTACTGTAACTTAGTACTAATAATACCAATACTTGCTGTTAATAGAAAGAGTGTTGATATATCTACAGCCTTCTAGTTTAAAATAGTAGCATATTATATTATGTTATTTTGTCATATTGGGGTAGCGACAGGTAAAAATGCGGATTTACAACGTATAGGAATCAATTTTTACCAAGCCAGAGTTAAATTTCTTCACCAATAGTTCCAGATTGTTGAAGAACGATTAGTCTACTACATAGCTTATTCAATATTTATAATCAATCACTAGTGTTGCATTAATTAATTTCAAATATTAAAAAGACTCAAAATCTTCAATAATCTCATTTTACGCACAGAAAAAGTCCTTTATAATGGATAAGTCAGGTGGTAACCCGTCCAAATCCACTAAAAAAGGACTCACACTATGGACAAGATTACACGAAAAACTTCATTTGGACAATGGTTTTCACCCATTAACCTTCAATTATTTGAAGAAAACGTGAAAACGTTGAAATTAGATTACTATACAAAAAAGTTAACGACCGAATCATTTCTAAAATTACTTCTTTTTGCACAACTTCAAGAAATCGAAAGTCTTCATGCACTGGGCGATAGTCTTTTTGATGACAAGCTGCAAAAAGAAGTTAACCTAGATTCTATCAGTATCTCTCAGCTATCACGGCGATTAAATAATATGAATCCTGACTTATTTCAAAAGCTTTTCTTAGATCTAGTAGCACAAATTCATGTCAAAACACACCCTACAAAACTGATTATGCCGTTAAAAATCATTGATTCAAGCACATTGCCACTTAATTTGACCCATCATAAATGGGCTAAGTTCCGCAAAACAAAAGCGGGAGTTAAGGTGCATTTGCGTCTTGTGTTTATGGAAAATGGACTTTCCTATCCTGAAAAAGCTGTTATTACAACGGCAAAAGAACACGATCGTGGTCAACTTGAAGTGATGATTGATAACAAAGAATGCATGTATGTGTTTGACCGTGGTTACCTTGATTACGAGCGATTTGATCGCATGACGGATGATGGCTACTTTTTTCTTTCAAGACTACGTAAAAATGCGGTCGTACGCGAAGTTTATGAATTTAAACTACCAGAAGGTTCAGCAGTATTATCAGATCAAATGGTATTGATTGGTACAACTCAAAACCGTAGTGAAAATTACTTTCGCCTATTAAAAGTGAAGGATTCAAAAGGAAATGAGCTTCATTTAATCACTAACCGTTTTGATTTGAGTGCTGAAGAGATTTCTGAGATGTATAAATCACGCTGGGCAATTGAACTGTTTTTCAAATGGATAAAACAGCATCTCAACATTAAAAAGTTCTATGGTCACAGCGAATGGGCGATTCAAAATCAAGTGTTTATTGCACTGATTGTTTTTTGCCTGCATGTTCTCGTTCAAATCGAAACGAATAGCAAGCGAAAAACCTTACAAATTAGCCGTTATTTAAGGGCTGCGCTATGGAAACCAGCGTATATCTGGATTCGAAAAATTGAAGGAAAAGCAGTCCCTTAATAAACAAATTGTCGTCGTTACTTATGCTCAATTGTAAAAAAAATCCAAATGGATGGAACCACCTTTGGTTAGGTATTTCCTTTTTTGGCTCTAAGCAGAGAAAACATTAAAACTGAAAATTCCAACAATATTTATGCAACACTAGTGATAATCAATATAAAGAAAAAGACTGCGGATTAAGTCCACAGCCCCTTCATTCATACTTCTATTTTCTTATTACTGCTTTTTCTACTTCTTCATATGCCCAATGATTTAATGTAACATCTGGGAAAGTTGGTATTTCAACGCTATACGGACTAATGTCGAATGCGTTGTTTAAAATAACGACCGATTCTGCTCTCGTTACATTTCCATTTGGACGGAAAGTTCCATCGTTGTAGCCACTTACAATATCTGCTTCTTTTACAGCTGCGATTTCTCGAACTGCCCAGTGTCCTGTAATGTCTTGGAAGGCATTTACACTATCATTCACTGTGCCTAGCTCTAGCTCAAGATACCTTGCCACAACAGTCGCAATTTCTGCTCGCTTCATTGGAGCATTCGGGTGAAACTGACCTTCAAGGTCTCCTCGCATTAAGCCTACATTTTTTACAAATTCAATCGAACCTGCTGCCCAGTGAGAAGTTGCTACATCTGGGAATGGCTTTTCTGTTGCAGTTTGTGAATCAACGAAGCCTAAGTTACGTGCAAACATCATCGCCATTTCAGCTCGAGTGATTGAATGGTTTGGTCTAAACGTTTCATCTTCAAAGCCTTTAATGTAGCCTCTTTCCATTGAATCATCGATCAATTCTTCCCAGCCTTCTAAATGAAGAATGGTAAACGTACTGAATTTGTTAACACCAAATTCTAAGCCTAATTGATCTTGCTTATAATCTACAACATTTGCACGAATGAGCTTTCTTTCACCATCACTGTGCTCTGCGAAAATCACCAAATTATTCAAGAAACGAGTTCTTTCTTGTTCATTCGTTGGTAGCTCTACATCACGTAATGGTAAAACAAGTGTGACTGGACGATTTTGCATATTCGTTTCAATCGTCATAGGACGCGCAACTACATTTACATCACGGTCTCTTGTAACTTCTTGAACTATCTGTTCGACTCGTGCTCGATTTTCTACTTCTTGGCGCTGATCCACTCCTTTCACAGGAACTAAACGGAAATAGAGATCCTCATCAAAATCATCTAGAGAAGACTCTGGAATGGTAATTCGGACATTTTCTGTAGAAATCTCTAAGTTTACATCTGAGTCTCCTAAATCTCTCATTGCCTCATTCGGAACAGAAAATTCGATCTCAGACACTTCATCATTTGCATCTGGTATCACAATCCGTGCTGTGTTTTGTTCTGCCTCTCTCACGGCTTCTATCGTTTCTCGGACTCTTTCTGATGTAAAACTGACTTGATCTCGTACTCTACCGTCTGTTTCTCTTGTTCTCGTAATCGGTGTTTCATTAACAACTATACCCTCATTCACAAGACCCGTTTCAACGGGAACTGTGATTTGTTCAGTGGTAGGTGCTGTTGTTCCACCACCTCCTCCTGAGCTTCCACCAGAAGACTGGTTCATTGTCCATTTCGCATAGATCGCTGTATCCCCAGTAACCGTAGTATCGAAATCAAAGGCTGTGGTATGCGTATTATCTGTAAACCAACCTTCAAACGTGTGGTTTGCTTTTGTTGGATCTGCGGGCTTACTAACTTTCTCACCATGTGCTACCGTTTGATCTGCTACTGTACTTCCACCGGATACTTCAAACGTCACTATGTGATTTACTGGTTTATCACCACTAGATACAGCTGCCGGTCCCGACACAAAGAACGTCAATGGGAAATCTAACGTTGATGAAGCACTTGAGCTAAAAGTCGATGTCACAATAATATATCGAGTATCTGCTGTTAATTCTAACTCTACAGCTGGACACCGATCTCTAGCTCTATCTGTATTCGTTTCTGTTTCTGGTGCACAGAACGCATCTTCTGGAACGTCACCACTCTGAAATTCAGGTGATGGATTATGATTATCATCATTAAATCCTACGAAATTATTTGCTGGTTGTTCGGGATCAAATTCTCCTTCATACACCAACATAACTGTATCGATAGATGCTTGACTATTTCCAAAATGATATATTCCCGATACAGACGGGATAAATTCTTGAGTAATATAACGAAACTCATTATCCCCTGAGCTTAATGTACTTGCGTTGGTATTACTTCTTCCTAAGGTGCTATTGCTTAAACTCATTGTGTCAATTTCTGCATCTCCACTATTTAAAACGAATGTAGTGGTTACCCACGTTTGAAACTCCGCAGTAACGTTAACATCTTCATTTACATCTGTATCTGTTCGTGGGTTATCTGTTATACCATCACTCCACCGTATAAAACGATAATTTTCGTTGGGTACAGCTGTAACCTCTGTTCCATTCCCACCTTGATTCACTGCTTGTGATGTTTCGCCTTCGATCGTGCCATTCTCAGGAGCAGAATAGACTAAAATAAATGTAGAATTAAGGTTTGCATTTACTGTATACGTTTTACTAGCAGTCCCATTCTGTGCCGTAACTACAACTGGAATCGAATTGTTTCCTGCTTGCAACGAAATTGTATCTGAGGTGGTAGGAGCTCCATTTATTGTAACACTAGCATTTGGCTCTGCTGGGATTGCTGTAATTGTTAACTGTGAAGTGTTTAAGTTAATTACATCATACGTTGTAGTATTTGCATCGAACTCAGAACTCAACTCCCCAGCACTTACCGTTAAGCTAGACAAGTTAGCATCATTAGAAAGTAGAGGTTGAGCAGATGGTGATAATTGCACCCCAGCTTCTGGTACATTTTCCATTCCTTCAGCTAATACACTTCCTGGCATCATGGAAATTTGAAACATGCTAACTAACATTATTACGATCAAAAACCATGTAAAACCTTTCTTGTTTTTCATTACATGTTATACCTCCATACCTCATTAAATTTTAACCAATATTTTGATAATACCCTTCTTTTATCTAGTTGCCTAGTTACTTTTAGTCATAATTTTATTTAATCGCATTAAATAAAATTCCATAGTCCCCTGAATGTCATCGATACCATAATAGTGATTTCACACTCAAAGGAAACTAACTCGACTTAATTTGCGACCATGGTGCTGCGAATGTATGGAAAAAGTGCCGAAATCGAACGTCAACCTTATCCAAAAGGAACGTTAAATTATCTATTTTTTATGAACTACCCTTTTTCTTCAAGTACGCAGACCATATTCACTCGTGTTCAAGTGGCAGAACTTATTTCAGGCAGTCAAGGTGTGAATTTAAAAGGTGACGATGCCATTAAATTCTTACTCGTAAATGATATAACCAGAGGAAAAGTAGAAAGTGCTCCAACAGTAGCTAACTACAAAGGTGGAGAGCGCCTAACAAGCGGTGGAGCAGTAGCATTCCTATTAAACGCTCGTAATAATGGAACAGCGGACTTGCAGCGTAAGCCAGAGCTTACTACTGATCTAACAGAAATCCACAAAAAATATATAACGAAATGATTCAAAGAATTATAGGCATTAAAAAAGTAAAGCGTTTTCCAATGGAAAAATAGACTATTTCCGCTCAGTTGCTTCAAAGTATAATTTAAGAATATAACCTTACACATCAACTTCATCTGCAATAATCGTTAGAAGTGGAGAGTCTTATATTATCTTAGACAATGCAACTACTCATATAACTATTGATAACCCAAACAAAGCTATGGCTGACGCTGTTCAAGAATTGTTAGAAAGACAAGGAATAGTATTCCTAGATAAGTTTTTATACGAAATGACGAAAGTAAATAGAGGTCACTTTATGGAAGCAAACACTGGCTCAGGCTTTTTCGTAGTTTCAAAGAGAGACAACATATCAACAATATATATTATCCGCGTTTTAAATGAAATTAGCATGATATTTTTTGGGAACAAAACCTAAATTTTTCTACGGTAAGCAGCAGAATTAGGGTACTATATCCCCTTCTTGTTTTCTAACTTTTCAATTTTTATTATACTAACTCACCATTCCTAAAAAAAACCTTACTGCTATTTCTAATTTATAATTTTCGAACTTCGTCTTTAAGATTTTCAATTTTTTGTTGCAGTTTTTTCACTGGCTATGAAATCCTAAAATTAAGCTACCAATAATTTCTACAATTCCACTAGTAAAATACAATAACAATGCATTATCAAACACATAGAACAACTACTAAGTTAAATTTCCTATACTTTGTATAAAATTCTACCAAAAAGGTTCATGTCTTCGACAATCTGGACCTATTGTTAAAGATCTTATAAACCAGCAACCCTATAATAAGCATTTTAATTTGAACCATCGGCTCTTCTTTTCTAAAAAAACTTTTGACTTTGACTGTTATTGATGGGGAAATACCCATCAATAACAGTCATTTAACCCATGAATACCCTAGGTTAAAATTATCTAATGGATCAATATTGTTTTCTTCTAAGTAATTTTTTATATTGGGTATCGATATATCAATTAACTGGTTGTAAAAACCGATTGGATAAAATATTTGCCAAGGTGCTCTTTGGGATTTTAGTTCACCTGATTCCAAATATATTTGTCTAAGTGGTACATAATGAGGCTCAGAGTTATCAAATAATTTGATTGAAATACCTGATGGTCTCATTTCATGGACTAAACTATTTCTTAACCTCCACATTAAATTACAATGTTTAAAATGACTTAATGTAATTTTCTTCACCATATTTCCTTTTAGCACTAACCCTTGAGGCCACAGGTTCTGAACTTCTTCAAATAAAGGATCGTATTTGAACGAGATCGGTTGAGACCTTGGCCAATCCAACATTTTATTTTCACAAAAACTTTTCAATGGACTTAATTTAGGACTATTTTCTACTTCTAAAGTTAATATAATTTGTTGCATACTAACTCTATTGGCATCTTCCCATTCACTAAAATTTTCAATGAAATGCAGAAACCTTTGTCGCTTACTTAAATTTTGACTACCATAAATTCCATTTGCTATCATCTCAATCAAATTAAAGAGTAATGACTTTTGATGATTTTCTAAATGCTTATCGCCCTTTAACAAGTTTATCGATGTTTGATATTCCTCAATTGCAGAAAAGAACCTCTTCCTATTTCCAATCAAAGATTATTCCCCCTAACCAATTGAAAAATAATTAAGGAAAAAGTACAACTCATCCTTAACTAAAGATTACTTCACCTGCTCCTCTAGCACCTCTTTTAAAAACTCGATCGTACTTTCTTCACTCGGATCATTAGTGCCAAGTTCGTCGCAGAAGCTTGGGAGGTGACGGACTGTTTATCAGTACTACTATTCATTTTACGTATTTTTACCAATACATTACCCTACAAGTCCTAACTTTTTCGCTTCTTTCTCCTGCCACTTTACTATTCGATCCACAACCCAATTTTCGCCTCTACAATTAATTTTAAATTTATCCGCTTCTTTCAATGCTTCTTTTGTATAGCCTGTTGTTGTAATGAACATAGCAAGTGGACAACTATGGTTACGCTTGGCAGAATTAAGTTCTCTAATTTCTTTAACTGTTATTTGATTACCTGAATTGATGTAGTGTTTTATCTGAATAGCCTCGTCTGCTTTGTCTCGGAAGTTATAAATGATTAAATCGACTCCACCATCTGCCCCTTCGGAAGTTTCCCTTGGTTTATATCCTCTCGCCTTAAAGTAGTGAAAACAGAGACGTTCAAATTCTCTCCATGATAATTTCTCTAAAGGGGTTATTAAAATCTCATTATCTGAACGTAACCGTTTCTGGGAGCTAGTGCTGGCTGAACTCTTTTTATTTTGGGATGCTTTTTTCTTTTTCTGTTTTTTTCAGGTATCAATTGGTGTACTAACAAGTGAATAATTAGAGGGCCCACAATTACTAAACCGAAAAAGAGAAATAAATTGTTACTCTCTAGAAGAAACCAGTACGTTGCAAGAGCAATAATCATGTATAGTCCAGTCAAAACATTTGAAAGGTTATTTTTTTCTTTTTTCGTCATCAAATCATCCTCCATATTGCTTTAATTTATTTCTGATTAATAAAACATCAATTACTTCCTTACACTTAATTCGACAATATCTCCCATAATCCTCCATATATTATTCTCTAAAATATAGTGACACCCAATAACCGAGAAATCCCACTCAAAAACTTTTTCTCCCCACCCAATCGCCGAGACGTTTATTCCCCTGAACAATTGACCATAATAACAAATAAAGGACTTGTCCAATGTTCTCAAGGGACAAGTCCAAATCCAGTTATATTACACTCGGTTATAAGGTAAATGCGCTATAGCGCATTTACCTTATGACCGAGAAAATTATTCTCGGTTATTTTTATTTTTGCCGAATAACCGAGAAATTGTTGCATATAAATAGCCACCATTTTAACAGGTGGCTAAAGAGGTAATGTTAATTGGTTTGACGCTTTTTTACGTTTGCTGTCAATTCGAAGTTGATATTCAACCTTATGTTCAGAATCAATTGTGATTCTCTTAACTAACGGAAGGAACAAACGCCTTAATGCCATTGAATCAATTTTATTTCGGTCAATCATGACATCATCAAGGATGACTTTCCAAGCTTGCCGTTTTAGTTCAGCATTTTGCTTAAGTTCAATTTCTTTATGCTTACTTTCCATAATATTGTTTGTATTGTCAATACGTCTGCTGGTGTCTTGGTTTAAGATGGACAGAATTTTAATTATCTTTTCTTGCTCATTATATTTGTCCTTATCTTTTGTTTCTCTATTTATTCTCATATAGTTTTGTAGGTTAGTTTTAACTCTTGATTGTTTTACTACATAATCAGACAGTTGCTTTTCTAGACTTTTAATATCTTCCTTAAGTTTGATAACTTCATTTTGAAGCTGAGTGCTAACTTGATTGTACACTTGTTCAAACGTCATTGTTCGAACGTCTAAAAGAATAGGGTCTGTAAGCTGTTTATCGATAGATGATGCATCAACCTTTAGTCCACAAGTGGAGCAAATGTAGAATTTACCTCCATAAACTTTACCCTTATTACTTTTTGTCCGTTGATCCTTTGTAGTAAATGTACAATTACATTTTCTACAGACTAAAAGATCCTTTAGCAAATAGCTTGTTTTTAATGATTTTGGACTGACCTTATTTTTTCTACGGTCCTGATAGATGTTCCAACAAAGTCGCCACTCTTTTTTTGTTATAACAGGCTCGATATAACTAGATGGTGATAAAACCCATTGGTCAAAGTCATTAATGGATGTTGTACTCCA encodes:
- a CDS encoding recombinase family protein, with product MLSDVLKPGMKGAFYGRHSTKQQDMDTQMYSVDMLVNKYKCTIIERYLDAGVSAMNNKIEERVQLQRLLTDARFNKFDFIAVQNSDRLARDPLEHIQIKLIMQNCNIPIVMSTPEIQYDTKINSLSQLLQDSFSKYEAENIRTRTYNGLEKRVARGYFSGGNAPYGFSYNKEKRAFDSYEEELEIVKKIFNLYKKGEGFASIAKILPPEVNKGKEWTKDKVKSIVINPFYAGYVSWNKRSKWSTTSINDFDQWVLSPSSYIEPVITKKEWRLCWNIYQDRRKNKVSPKSLKTSYLLKDLLVCRKCNCTFTTKDQRTKSNKGKVYGGKFYICSTCGLKVDASSIDKQLTDPILLDVRTMTFEQVYNQVSTQLQNEVIKLKEDIKSLEKQLSDYVVKQSRVKTNLQNYMRINRETKDKDKYNEQEKIIKILSILNQDTSRRIDNTNNIMESKHKEIELKQNAELKRQAWKVILDDVMIDRNKIDSMALRRLFLPLVKRITIDSEHKVEYQLRIDSKRKKASNQLTLPL
- a CDS encoding S-layer homology domain-containing protein; the encoded protein is MKNKKGFTWFLIVIMLVSMFQISMMPGSVLAEGMENVPEAGVQLSPSAQPLLSNDANLSSLTVSAGELSSEFDANTTTYDVINLNTSQLTITAIPAEPNASVTINGAPTTSDTISLQAGNNSIPVVVTAQNGTASKTYTVNANLNSTFILVYSAPENGTIEGETSQAVNQGGNGTEVTAVPNENYRFIRWSDGITDNPRTDTDVNEDVNVTAEFQTWVTTTFVLNSGDAEIDTMSLSNSTLGRSNTNASTLSSGDNEFRYITQEFIPSVSGIYHFGNSQASIDTVMLVYEGEFDPEQPANNFVGFNDDNHNPSPEFQSGDVPEDAFCAPETETNTDRARDRCPAVELELTADTRYIIVTSTFSSSASSTLDFPLTFFVSGPAAVSSGDKPVNHIVTFEVSGGSTVADQTVAHGEKVSKPADPTKANHTFEGWFTDNTHTTAFDFDTTVTGDTAIYAKWTMNQSSGGSSGGGGGTTAPTTEQITVPVETGLVNEGIVVNETPITRTRETDGRVRDQVSFTSERVRETIEAVREAEQNTARIVIPDANDEVSEIEFSVPNEAMRDLGDSDVNLEISTENVRITIPESSLDDFDEDLYFRLVPVKGVDQRQEVENRARVEQIVQEVTRDRDVNVVARPMTIETNMQNRPVTLVLPLRDVELPTNEQERTRFLNNLVIFAEHSDGERKLIRANVVDYKQDQLGLEFGVNKFSTFTILHLEGWEELIDDSMERGYIKGFEDETFRPNHSITRAEMAMMFARNLGFVDSQTATEKPFPDVATSHWAAGSIEFVKNVGLMRGDLEGQFHPNAPMKRAEIATVVARYLELELGTVNDSVNAFQDITGHWAVREIAAVKEADIVSGYNDGTFRPNGNVTRAESVVILNNAFDISPYSVEIPTFPDVTLNHWAYEEVEKAVIRK
- a CDS encoding restriction endonuclease, which encodes MLITPLEKLSWREFERLCFHYFKARGYKPRETSEGADGGVDLIIYNFRDKADEAIQIKHYINSGNQITVKEIRELNSAKRNHSCPLAMFITTTGYTKEALKEADKFKINCRGENWVVDRIVKWQEKEAKKLGLVG
- a CDS encoding IS4 family transposase; protein product: MDKITRKTSFGQWFSPINLQLFEENVKTLKLDYYTKKLTTESFLKLLLFAQLQEIESLHALGDSLFDDKLQKEVNLDSISISQLSRRLNNMNPDLFQKLFLDLVAQIHVKTHPTKLIMPLKIIDSSTLPLNLTHHKWAKFRKTKAGVKVHLRLVFMENGLSYPEKAVITTAKEHDRGQLEVMIDNKECMYVFDRGYLDYERFDRMTDDGYFFLSRLRKNAVVREVYEFKLPEGSAVLSDQMVLIGTTQNRSENYFRLLKVKDSKGNELHLITNRFDLSAEEISEMYKSRWAIELFFKWIKQHLNIKKFYGHSEWAIQNQVFIALIVFCLHVLVQIETNSKRKTLQISRYLRAALWKPAYIWIRKIEGKAVP